One window from the genome of Thalassospira xiamenensis M-5 = DSM 17429 encodes:
- a CDS encoding quinone oxidoreductase family protein: MTRIIELSQIGGPECLQERAINLPAPAVGEVRIDQNRIGVNFVDIYHRVGLYPLQEKPAIIGVEAVGTVTGTGPDVTGFAIGNKVAYAGFPAGSYASERNISASQLIKIPDDIHPDQIAGSFLRGMTAYLLLEQIGRVSPGQTVLIHAAAGGLGQILVRWAKHLGATTIGTIGSSDKALAAKAQGLDHAILYREQDFETAIMDLTSGRGVDYAIDGIGGDNLTKSLNATRPFGITATIGQVAGDIPPLDLRHLTNRFLARPSILTYVTDTENYHRAAHAWFNILRQYEFPAATEYPLSEATRAHTDLEAGRTSGAITLVTQADCTPN; the protein is encoded by the coding sequence ATGACCAGAATCATCGAACTCAGCCAAATCGGCGGCCCGGAATGCCTTCAGGAACGCGCAATCAATTTACCCGCACCAGCCGTGGGTGAAGTCCGGATTGACCAAAACCGGATCGGGGTTAATTTTGTCGATATCTATCATCGCGTCGGCCTGTATCCGCTGCAAGAAAAGCCCGCGATTATCGGGGTTGAAGCTGTCGGAACCGTTACGGGAACAGGTCCTGACGTGACCGGCTTTGCCATCGGCAACAAGGTTGCCTATGCCGGTTTTCCGGCCGGAAGCTATGCCTCAGAACGCAACATTTCGGCAAGCCAGCTGATCAAAATCCCCGATGATATTCACCCCGATCAGATCGCCGGTTCCTTCCTGCGCGGCATGACTGCCTACCTTTTATTAGAACAAATTGGCCGCGTCTCACCGGGTCAAACCGTTCTGATACACGCAGCAGCAGGTGGTCTGGGCCAGATACTGGTCCGCTGGGCCAAGCATTTAGGGGCGACAACCATCGGCACAATCGGCTCCTCAGACAAGGCACTGGCAGCAAAAGCGCAGGGGCTTGATCACGCGATCTTGTATCGCGAACAGGATTTTGAAACCGCCATCATGGACCTGACATCAGGACGGGGTGTTGATTACGCGATTGACGGGATCGGCGGCGATAATCTGACCAAATCCCTAAACGCGACCAGGCCGTTCGGAATTACCGCAACAATTGGTCAGGTTGCCGGAGACATACCGCCTCTTGACCTGCGGCATCTGACCAACCGGTTTCTTGCACGGCCCAGTATCCTTACGTATGTCACGGATACAGAAAACTATCACCGGGCCGCACACGCGTGGTTCAATATTTTGCGTCAGTATGAGTTCCCGGCCGCGACCGAATATCCCCTTTCCGAGGCCACACGCGCACATACCGACCTTGAAGCGGGCCGAACAAGCGGAGCAATCACGCTGGTAACACAAGCCGATTGCACACCCAACTGA